The following proteins are encoded in a genomic region of Rhodoferax aquaticus:
- a CDS encoding L-threonylcarbamoyladenylate synthase produces the protein MAQYFELHPDNPQPRLLKQAVALLSKGGVLAVPTDSSYALVCHLDDKAAADTLRRIRQVDDKHHLTILCRDLSELASYARVDNQQYRLLKAATPGPYTFILEASKEVPRRVSHPSRKTIGLRVPEHKTLQALLEMHGAPLLATTLIAAGETEPLNDAQEIRDRYEHQVSAVLDAGACALEPTTVIDLSSAEPVVIRQGGGKLSKLGL, from the coding sequence ATGGCGCAATACTTCGAACTTCACCCTGACAACCCTCAACCTCGTCTACTCAAGCAAGCCGTGGCGCTATTGTCCAAAGGTGGAGTGCTCGCTGTCCCCACCGACTCCAGCTACGCGTTGGTATGCCATTTGGACGACAAAGCAGCGGCTGACACTTTGCGACGCATACGCCAGGTGGACGACAAGCACCACCTCACCATTTTGTGCCGTGACCTTAGCGAGCTAGCAAGCTATGCGCGTGTGGACAACCAGCAATACCGATTGCTGAAAGCGGCCACACCGGGTCCTTACACGTTTATCCTGGAAGCCAGCAAAGAAGTGCCGCGTCGGGTTAGCCATCCTTCTCGCAAAACCATTGGCCTGCGTGTGCCGGAACACAAAACGCTGCAAGCTTTGCTAGAGATGCATGGCGCCCCTCTTCTGGCCACCACGCTGATAGCAGCAGGCGAAACCGAACCCCTCAACGATGCGCAGGAAATTCGTGATCGATATGAACACCAAGTTTCAGCCGTCCTGGACGCAGGGGCTTGTGCGCTCGAACCCACAACCGTCATCGACTTGAGCAGTGCTGAACCCGTGGTTATTCGCCAAGGTGGAGGCAAGCTCTCTAAACTAGGGCTTTAG
- a CDS encoding site-2 protease family protein: MDIANLIQTVAIYALPVLFAITVHEAAHGYAARYFGDNTAWMLGRVSLNPSKHIDPVGTILMPLLLYFATSGAFIFGYAKPVPVRFGNLRNPKRDMIWVALAGPMANLAQALVWGVLLYVLQGAGISEPFFLKACQAGVLVNVVMFVFNLFPLPPLDGGRILVGLLPYRQAVAVSRIEPWGFFIVMALVVTGLVSTYWMQPLMSFTFSLLNALLAPLGMLLN; the protein is encoded by the coding sequence GTGGATATTGCCAACCTGATTCAAACCGTCGCGATTTACGCGCTACCCGTCTTGTTTGCCATCACCGTGCATGAAGCCGCACATGGCTATGCCGCCCGTTACTTTGGCGACAACACCGCTTGGATGCTGGGGCGCGTATCCTTGAACCCAAGCAAACATATTGACCCCGTTGGCACCATCTTGATGCCCTTGCTCTTGTATTTCGCAACCTCTGGTGCCTTCATTTTTGGATACGCAAAACCAGTGCCTGTGCGGTTTGGCAACTTGCGCAACCCTAAGCGCGACATGATTTGGGTGGCACTGGCGGGCCCCATGGCTAACTTGGCGCAAGCGCTTGTCTGGGGTGTCTTGCTCTATGTTTTACAAGGCGCAGGCATTAGCGAGCCATTTTTCCTTAAAGCCTGCCAAGCAGGCGTGCTCGTGAACGTCGTGATGTTTGTATTTAACCTCTTTCCGCTGCCGCCGCTTGACGGTGGTCGCATCTTGGTTGGCCTGCTGCCCTACCGCCAGGCGGTGGCGGTTTCACGCATCGAGCCTTGGGGCTTTTTCATCGTGATGGCCTTGGTAGTCACCGGATTGGTGAGTACCTATTGGATGCAGCCATTGATGTCATTCACCTTCTCTTTGCTTAACGCTTTGCTCGCTCCCTTGGGCATGCTCCTCAACTAA